Proteins found in one Lentisphaerota bacterium genomic segment:
- a CDS encoding 6,7-dimethyl-8-ribityllumazine synthase → MAYRLIEGDLNAAGLRVALVVSRFNSFLTTHLLKGAVDCLVRHGGAEADITAVWVPGANELPLVVDKLAASGRYHAVVALGAVIRGATPHADLINTQVSKSLAAIGLRTGVPVLNGVVCAETIEQGIERSGTKAGNKGWDAALAAIELSSVLKQMA, encoded by the coding sequence ATGGCCTATCGTCTGATCGAGGGAGATTTGAATGCGGCAGGGCTGCGCGTGGCGCTGGTCGTCAGCCGCTTCAACAGCTTTTTGACCACGCACCTGCTGAAGGGCGCCGTCGACTGCCTGGTGCGGCACGGCGGGGCGGAGGCGGATATCACCGCCGTCTGGGTTCCCGGCGCGAATGAGCTTCCGCTGGTTGTGGACAAGCTCGCGGCATCGGGACGCTATCACGCCGTCGTCGCCCTCGGCGCGGTGATCCGAGGCGCCACGCCGCATGCCGACCTGATCAACACTCAGGTTTCCAAATCCCTCGCCGCCATCGGGCTCCGAACCGGCGTCCCCGTGCTCAACGGCGTGGTCTGCGCCGAGACGATCGAGCAAGGGATCGAACGCTCCGGTACCAAGGCTGGCAACAAGGGATGGGATGCCGCCCTGGCCGCAATCGAGCTGTCCTCGGTTCTGAAGCAGATGGCATAA
- the nusB gene encoding transcription antitermination factor NusB has translation MSDFKKRRHAREWAVQILFQIDMNRPSELDPILAAFWCQLVARTQEEQADADRAGTAPEPLPAEAALNAVAPEKLRQFTERLVRGVTTNRESIDEKLSFYTQNWPLHRMGAVDRNVLRLAIYEMFFGGEVPAVVCINEAVDLAKFFSSSESGRFVNGILDRAAKDAPRVIRK, from the coding sequence ATGTCTGACTTCAAAAAACGGCGCCACGCCCGCGAGTGGGCCGTGCAGATCCTGTTTCAAATCGACATGAACCGCCCCTCCGAGCTGGATCCGATCCTCGCGGCCTTCTGGTGCCAGTTGGTCGCCCGCACCCAGGAGGAGCAGGCTGACGCTGACCGCGCCGGGACCGCCCCCGAGCCACTGCCTGCAGAAGCCGCCCTGAATGCCGTCGCACCCGAGAAGCTCCGTCAGTTTACCGAACGGCTCGTCCGCGGGGTGACCACAAACCGTGAGTCCATTGACGAGAAGCTCTCGTTTTACACCCAGAACTGGCCGTTGCACCGCATGGGTGCCGTGGACCGCAATGTTCTGCGTCTCGCCATCTACGAGATGTTCTTCGGCGGCGAGGTACCTGCCGTGGTCTGCATCAACGAGGCGGTGGACCTGGCAAAATTCTTCAGCAGTTCCGAGTCGGGGCGGTTTGTCAACGGCATCCTGGACCGCGCTGCCAAGGACGCGCCGCGGGTGATAAGGAAATGA